The genomic region agttcCATTCTTTTGGGGTGATAGATTTGTTTAGAGAAAAGTGTGGGATGTTGTAATCTTGATAGCATTTGTTCAATCTTAATGAAATTAACTTGTGGCATGTTTaacaattcacaaaaccatgttcTTATGTTAATTATACAACTAATAATTCTGTTTATTCAATTGAGTTAGCTGTTCCAAGAATTACTTATAGCAGAATTGTGATGGTTTAATCAATCATTACATTAGTTGAGTTAGAATTTAGAAAAcaatagttttatttttttaaattttgttcttaAGGGGAGGGGGAAAGAAgtagttttcaaaataaaatcatgTTTGAATAACTTTTGTGcaattgaattaaaaacaaaattagaaAAACCTATGTTATTGTAGGTTAAATAAACTTAAGCTAATCTCTGGGCATTATTCATTAACtattgtgttaatttttttttctacataTCCAAATAAAACAagatttgaaattatttttaagCAAAGTATAAAACTTATTATTATATACTGAAATAATTTTACTCAACCTCTAGTTTTTGAGACACACCAACCATGTGTGATGTGTGTGTCTCTTCCTAAGAAGCATATAAAAatcaatattctttttatattaCCATTTTTATCTCTAATAAGAAGTATTTTGTTATGAATCTCATATGATTAACTGACTATAGATGCATGCATTATATATTTTCACATAAACACTGGATTTagtaatttttagaaaaaataagaGTACACAAGATGATATATAGATACTTGAGAGCAAGATGCCCTAACTCATACTAATAAAGGGCAAATTTAAGCTTTAATTATGTTTGGTATACTAGTGAGGAACATATAATTTTAACTTAGACAGCGTTTTAAATCCTAATTATATTAAACCGCTTCTAAGAATCGGTATTTATTTAAACTTTAATAATTAACTACTAGCGTCTTATCGGACATATAGAATGCCCGTCAAGACGCATATTTATTTATTAACACTATCATGTATTTTGGCACTAAATCCGCTTGTTTTGTCCGATTCTCTGTTCCACAGCATGACTCCTCCATACTTGGGCGATCTCTTGACAAAAGGCAAAACTTCATTTAAGACGGCCTCCGGCGTCACGTAGCCGGTGCCAGCATCCGGCGTGGCGAGGAGGCCAACATAGAACTTGTGAGCTTTTATGGTTTTAGTCCACTTATTCCAGCTTCTTCGGAAGTGGTTTGAGGCCTTTGAGCCAACTTGGCAATCAGGGTTGTTGTAGAACTGAATGAAGACAAGGTCGAAATGAACTTTGGAGAGTGCTGGATTTTGGTTATGATCAGGGAATGGACACTGTGGTGCAGCACTTAGGTAGAACTTTTTCCATGTGTTCTTGTCCATGTGTTCTCTTAGCTTCATAGCTAGCACTGCATAGTTTTCTGGATGTTCACTATTACCTTCTATGTCAAAGTCAATTCCATCCAATATAGCATCACCAAATGGCCTTGTTTCATTAAAAATAATCACAACTATACCATGTTAGATAAAATTATACTGGCGAAACTAAGGTGGAGACTACAAAATATTGTCTTTACGTAAAGTTGATAATTGACTAGATTATCATCTAATAATTTTCACATATTAATTTAACATATTTAACTAAATTGTCTAACACGTGAATTTTCATTTAAAACTATACTTAATTAGGATCTAAATTGATCTTAAAAGTATTAAAATGTTAAAATCtaagaactaaaataaaataatattagattacaagaatttaaatgtagccctaattttattaaatgcaacttagtgaataaattaattatatgatgctagttttttttttcccctCAAAACCGTCACTAAACAGTTTTTTTAAAGTAATTTAAATGTCTATATTGATTAATCACTAAatcaattatttatataaaatatatattaaaatataaaatacacaacaaaaataaattaaacaatatgtacatttatataaatatataatgattGATTTAATAGCTAATTTTAGGTATATGCGcataaatttttttagtttttgagtTACATACCTTGAGCTTGAGTGTCCCCCCAAGAAGTTATTCCATAAGTAATCTGCTAATTGGTTGGCATCAGCAGCAGATGATAATCCATAGCCTTCAACAGCACCTCCAATTGAGAGCAAGACTTTGACCTTTTTCTTATGGCAATGTTTTATGCCTTTGCCAACTTTTGGGCAATTAGGAACAGTGTTACAGTGACCTGCTAGATTCAATTTTGGACTTTTGGAATTCCCAAATTCACTTAGGAATGCTATGATAACAGTTTCATAAAGTCCTGAGTTACATGCTTCTGTTAATGTTCCTTCATCTTGGATACCTTGGCCCCAATAAGTAACAATGCCACAATTTGCAGTGGAAAATAACACAAGGGAAATTAGAAGGAATAAGAGAGCTGAAAAGTGTGATGGTTTATTCTCCATgttttgtgtgtgtttttttgttgGTGCGGTTTGAGATTACTTAGTTCATGCCAATTTATAGGACAATCACCCCGGttaaagggtaaagtactaaattggtcctctatatttgggtgtaattctgttttgatttttaaggtttaaagtgttctatttgaatccaaaaaggtttcatttagcatcaatttagtcccacggTGAgttcaaagttaaataattaacggaatgtcctacataacaacagtacaagaacaaaaatCGATAATCtcgagaacaagtacaagctctagaggcacaaaatcaactgttgatgtatcaatacatttatttatcattctctttagttctatagaaaatattttatttatattataagaaaaataataaataaatgtattgatgcatccacggttgattttgtaccTCTCAACCTtatacttgttctccagattattgattttgtttttgtactgttgttatgtaggacattccaTTAATTTTTTAACTTTGACTTCattgtgggactaaattgatgctaaatgaaatttttttggattcaaataggatactttaaaccttaaggactaaaATAGAATTACGTCCAAACAtaagggaccaatttagtactttaccctttaaATTATTAGTCGAATGTTTATATtgctaagaaaaataattttaaaaaatacaaacaacAAATAAGATTAGAAATTAGTATTTTTATGTGGTCTTTTTaagtattattaaaaataaaatatttttattttaaaattagatTATTTTACACCAAGTgaatttaatcttttttttttgtgattgactgattttttttttaatttaaaagtcTATAAATCTAATTTATTATGATATTTTGTATTCATTTTTTGAATAATTCTTCAAGTATTTCTCTAAATATTCATATCAAATAAATAAGTTATTTGTTAAATATCAAAATTATTTgatactaataaaaatatgattttttggttgttttataatattttaaaattattttgagaTTTATTAACATTcgtattttttgaaattatttttatgaaCATTATGAACTTTTGGTACTATATATTTTGATAGTTTATCCCCTTATTAAAAACGTATCTCTATAAATTTTTGTTTCAAAGAACAAAAAAATATTGTTCAATAGTCATTACATTTAGCATTATAGGAATTAGTAATCACACACTTTTATTTATGATGTTTTAGAAAGAGTAAATTAGTATATTGATAGTTCAAAATTAAGTTGTACAGTCAATTATAAATTTAAGGATATACATAAACGATCGACTAAACAGTAAGGAAAATAGAAGATTATGGTAATTAACTATTGAGATGATATAGTATACAAATTTATACAGGCAtgcaatatatattatataaataaattaatccttaaaaataacataaaaatgacaaatacatcatttttaatatttaaaataaacaacaaataatattttttgtccttataattttagattaatagtcaaattaattcttgaaagATAAAACATTCTTCAAATTTAACTCTAAAAGGTTTTTCCAATCAAATTGGTCCTTCAAAAATTGcgaattaattatatttgtccTCCATCACTCTATTAACATTTTTTCTTCAAAGATTGATGTTGTAAATTGTTAattgataatatatataataCTTAATATGTTTAATTGGATATTgactaaatatatttataaaaatttattaatgtaGTTATTTTcttcaattacaaaaattttattcCTAATATGATCTAGTGACCAAATTGATAGACTTTCGTAAATATATTTAGTTAACGTCTAATTGAACATGTTATGTGTCATGTGTGCAATCAGTTAACATTTCACATTATCAATCCTTGACAAAAATTGTGAGTAGAATAACTGAAGGACATATATGATTAATTTGTAATCTTTGAAAcaccaatttaattaaaaaaatctttcaaaaacaaatttaaaaaatatctcatctttcagggactaatttgagtattaacccttgtaatttttcttcttttaaagtTTGGTTtgacaaaatttaaaaatgatcTATTTTAggccttttttttccttttaaataTAGACTTATTTATACTTGTTAGAAAAAGTGGAAACAAAATATTGAAGTAACTTATGAAGAGAAATTCCAGGGTGTGTTGGAGTATATCTACATTCTGAAATTATTGATATccacttattttaattttttatataattctcAAATAATATTATCAACAAATAGtcaaatatttgaatttttacaGAACATACATAGGTTGTAATTAGATACTACatctaaaatataaatataaatataaatatggataaatttaaatagaaaaatagatatatatttttgtttcaaatttaaaaaaaaatcacaaatataGTGAGGCAAAATCTAATTCACTCTCTCCTTTCATATTCATTCTTtgttatatttaatatataaaccaacatttattttacaccattttttttatctctttttacataattttatatatctttttctatctttttcttcGCTCTTACTATTCACTAATTTTTTGTACAACTATATGAAAAATTTAATTgatgcatttttatttttatttttattttttttaatttactaaacgTATATAATAAGTGAATATGttctattttttaaaaactaattctaCTAGTAATTTTATGTGCAAATTTATATACATAATTTATTTAGTCATAATTCATGGTCACTTTTCCTGCCAAACATACTTAGGAAAACGGatgtgattttaaaataaaaaagtatggcACACACCAAAAAGTTGTGTTAAAGGATTCGAAGGTGATAACTTAGGTTTTTTTAATAGTATTTTTCAGTTTGACTGAATAAAGattaatttgttatatatttaaattttatttaaaattttttattattgtatacAAATATATTATTTCTTCGTGCAGTTTGGGCAAGAAAAAGTGGGTTACTTCTTTATCTCTTTTGGTGGGTTGTGCACTTGTGTGGAAATTTCAAATTAAGGGTAGCAATAAATGGAAAAATTTTGAAGGTGAAGTTAACACAATGTTTCTACATTTTGGGCAAAAATTTATTACATTCATCTCCACTAAGTTTATGTCAAATTTTTTGTCTGTACATAAGCTCAGTATTCTCTAATTCCGTAATGTACACGAATATATATTCATATAAGTTCTGTTAATATATTTACAGATTAAGAAGACTTTGAAATTTATCTTGAGAAAATAACACATTTATAtagatttaataaaaataaaaaaaatttagatttatttttatttttacattttaAAATTCTTTGTGATCTAATATTGTGTTTCCTTTTAATTTATAGttcaacataaaaaatatttatttttgttgttagttgtaaaactaatattttttttattatttataagtgTCGTTTAATTATTTCTATAAAAAAATTCTCTCAACAAATTGGAGAAAATAATATACTTGGAACTGAAACAATTTAGTGCTAAGATTATTGTTACCAAGTGTTAAAAAATACTGactaaagattttaaaaatatttttatgaaattaatgatttactagttttgattaattTCCACTATTTGTTCACAATAATTATGAACACATTAATTTGATCAATAGAGTAAGGTAAAAACTCAGGTAcagtcgatttcacgtgaagttaatatcTGAGAGCTATTAGATaatttgactaatttgactaaatttttatttaacgacTTTCAAATATCAACTTTACATAAAGTCAACTTCACTTGaattttcaccattttttttgaACATCCTTATTTAGTATTTAAGTGCGTGACAGCGAAGTTAATAAAGATAACAATATAATGAAAATGTTGCCTTATTCAAAGAATGGTACTTCTTACATACATGTTTTCACGATCAAattctttttactattttttatatatatattttaacacAATTGAATGATTATGGTGCTAAAAAGCCTATTTCTACACATTAGTTGGAATTAAATTCTATGTGAAAATATAACAACTTTTGCATTATAATATGCTCTCAAACCCCATCTTCTCGAAAATACAactcaaacattattaaaataatacagAATTCAATACTACACAACATGACAACAAAACATTAGTATAATAtctattaattatatatttaatttatcataattNNNNNNNNNNNNNNNNNNNNNCTACAAATTTTGAGTAATTTGAAGATCCAAAGTTATACAAGTAAGTGATTGGGACATTGCAATATGTCATTATGAAAATggatcttttcaattttttatttcacCTGATAGCATAAAAATTGATGGGTTAATTTGAGTTTTGCTATTAGTAAAGTATCTCAATTGATGTACAGTTTTTTTATTGTccattgaaaaagtaaaaaaaaaaatattgaagtaCCTTTAAAACACAATTAGCATATCTTCTACAGAAATTGAATTTCTAATGCTATTTGTCAAATACTCGTGTGGTTTCTATTTATCTCTTTCAAATATACTTTTGTCAATATTTTGATTTATATTAATAAACTTAATACATACAATCAAAATATGTGTAAGAACGAATGACAAAAGTTTGGATATTTGACTAAAATCCTAATCATAatcttatatatttttatatttatttttctactCCACCTTGTAATGGAATCCGCTACAGAGACAAGTTgttcatcaatcatcatcatctaATCGGGTAATTACTCGTCCAAATACCGGGTTAGAACAGAATGAGAGTAGGGTTAATCATGCTTTTTATGTGCATCTTTAGGTTGACTCAAGGAGATGACGAACTTTTAATTAGTATCAATCGAATAGACCAATGATTGAATATTTGCAAGAGACTCCATTCTCAAGTCATTGTTAGTCCAAGAGatataaaaattagaatttgatAACATACTTTGAACATGTGTTCAACATCTTATTTATAGTGTTCAAATGGAAGATATCAGAGGGAATATGCTTCGTATGAGCCGGTatgctctttttatttttattttgttgcttacgATATTTTTAGGTCTAATAGATTAAGGATTAATTTATAGtggatttgagtttcatttaaggATCTACTGTTGCTGACCAATGAATTGCTGTATACATAAGACGAGATTCAAACCCTCAATActtacttaagcggacgagtaaactgaccactcgaccaacccaaattaATTAGCCGGTATACTCTTAAGAGTGGCGTTCTTAGGTAGGTCCATCATTTGAGCCCAACTAAAAAGCTAGGCAGTTAAGTCTTAAGATAAGTTTAGATGGTGTCTTTTAATATGCTGTATTCGGGTTCAAATCTTAGTGGATACATCAAGTATTGAAAAGGAATTTTTTAATGTTGTGTGAGTGAGTGTGTAGTGTAAGTGTATTGTAATACTTAAGATTGAAGATTGTTCGATCCATCTTATTAAAAGAAAATCTTTGAAAAAGCTCATACCTTTTTTTTTGGGGTCTTTTAAGCTGTGTTTGTTTTACAGAgaagacatggacagagacaatgtgtctAGAGATACTGAATTAATGTATTTTGTATCCATCCTGACAGAaaggacacggagacactaacaagagacacaacttattttttattttttcttttattattcttgataatttttcataattttttttattattatatttttcatctcaaattttttaaatgaaaaaaataagaataaattaaaattttataatttgttctagtttatcaccaaatagaatacaaaaacacaaaattttgtatctGTCTATCAATATCTTATcctttcttatcttattttcagtATGTTATTCTATCCTATTCTCAAAAACAAAGGCAGCCTTGTATAACACATACAGATTCACACACATCAGTACTATTTTGGATTCTATAACTTCCTAAGCTGACTCAAGATTCAAACCCTTAttaatgaacaaaaaaaaaaaagattgaagCCCTTGAGTGAGCTCTCGAACTACTACTATTTGCTTGGACTTCTCGGAACCCAATTCATTCTGGTCGTGTGCCATCCTCTTTTTGGACTTTGCTTTTGGATCATGGCGTCTATTAGGTCCTTTTTTATTTGTCCAATCCGTTTTGGTTCTCAAAATGTATCAATTTGTGCTTggaattttaagaaaaaaaaattttctaattctattaagaaaagaaattcaattttatttctaaatcaaaattataatttggaATGACgcataattttgttaattttaatataattaaatttgtaTTATTATTGATTTTTACTAATTTATCTTTAGATCAAAAGGAGAATGGATAATCCTCCATATAGAAttagaaagaaaacaaaattgtTAGAGCGGTGTATGAAATGAgacgaaaataaaaaataatttgtccaTGGTATTTTTGGGTATGAGAAATTGGGTTTAGGCCATAGAAAGTAATAGTGAACCATTTCTAATGTCTTGAACCCAATTCATTAGCCAAAGAGAAAGTGAAAGAGGGCGACATATGAGGGTAAATAAGTCAACAAGGAATTGCTAATAGACACTAGGCAGCATATATAGTTTGAAATACTAATTCTTTTCTATgaatattttaaacttttttaatattttgaaCTATAACTATGAGAATAGAATTGAAAATTAGATAAACAGTGATCTATGGTGTCCGAAGATCAATCTTAGTGTTAAAGAATCATTAGAGAATCGTTAGAATCattttagatcaattagtatcgtttatatttatataacatatctgtatattaattgtaggattctatatctttattattttgattcatCTGGCACCTATATATACTCATTGTACATTGTACTTTCGATCAACCTGAATAATACACATAACACTTTTCTCATATCTCTCTAGTTTCTAACACTTAGAACAATAATAGtgcaattgaaattttaaaaattatactgGTGTAATACTAGAATTTCAGAAGCTACATTGgagatttaataaaaaaataaaaaaatttaatcacAAAGTAAAATAGTAAAAGTAATAGTGGGATCTGATTTTTATTTGGAGGAAATGTCCAGTTTCATCCATGAAATTTTCATCGCACTTTTATTATGTCCCTGACttaaaaaaattaccaaataagTTTTCAACATTACAAAACATGATGTTCCATTGGTTCTTTaaagtagcgtttgttttgaggtactgagactgagactgagagactgagactcagtatcgtgtttgttagtttagagactggtactaaaatttctgtctctgtctttaaaatttcaatatttcCAATACCtctaaaaagtagggacacaggggactgaaatttttagagatggagactgaaactttaataatattttatacctaaaatactttcatttcaattaattaatttcaattttaccctttgtgcaaattaaattagagtttcattcttgtttcaatttctgtctcccattttgcaccaaacagaatactcagatttatttcaatccctgtctcttagtctctgtctctcaatctcagtctttccgtctctgtctctccaccaaacgctaccttaatgaACTGACATTAGTGAGATGCTAATGTGGACTATTAGTTGCTAAATTAATTGTATGATATGTAGTGTGACATAGACACCATAATAATATGTTCAGAATAGTAttctaaattaattttttgtgttcCATTAATTTTAAAGTCCTAAATTCCTTAAATTGAGAATCATCTTcgttctcttcttttctttatcCGAGAGttctcaaatttaaaaatatgttcGCATTGTTGTTGAATAATGATGGACGATGGAGAGAGAAAATCATGTTCGCATTGTTGTTGAATAATGATGGATGATGAAGAGAAAAGTCAAAGAAGTTCGGGTAGAAACTACTCAAATGAGAGAAAAGATATTcgacctaaaatcacaaaaaatgccATATTTTGCAACTGCGACGagcaataataaaatatttaaggaCAGTAGAGAATTCTAGAAGACGATTTTCTGATAGGTatcctaataaaaaataaataaatggacAATGGCAGCAAACTCACTCTACATTACTCATCCACATCTATACCATCATCGTAGCATAAGCAAGAAACAATAACAAATAAAATCATTACCTGTTACATCAATAATGTGCGTCATTTTAAAAATTGTATTATCTTTCCATTGTCAATGTTCTTAACTTATAGAAATTGTATTATCTTTTATGTATACATGGAAgaccaaaaaattaataaaactttGTATTAAGTTGTATTGTATTTGTTAGAAAACGTTttaattcttttcattatgaaaaatatgataaaaaaaatagagtaaaTAGTCATTTCTGACCATGAAAGATTCGGACGCTGACAAAATTGACTataaaaaattgaaactaaagTTATACCTATATAAGATTCATTTTGTTCGACAAAAatgatcaatttttaaatttttattgataatttCATAAATATCCCTCACCTTTCATCTCCTTTCATCTCCAAACTCAATTCCTAACCCTAACAATATAACCGCCACTCCTGCTTCCTCTACCTCT from Arachis ipaensis cultivar K30076 chromosome B02, Araip1.1, whole genome shotgun sequence harbors:
- the LOC107622584 gene encoding basic endochitinase-like gives rise to the protein MENKPSHFSALLFLLISLVLFSTANCGIVTYWGQGIQDEGTLTEACNSGLYETVIIAFLSEFGNSKSPKLNLAGHCNTVPNCPKVGKGIKHCHKKKVKVLLSIGGAVEGYGLSSAADANQLADYLWNNFLGGHSSSRPFGDAILDGIDFDIEGNSEHPENYAVLAMKLREHMDKNTWKKFYLSAAPQCPFPDHNQNPALSKVHFDLVFIQFYNNPDCQVGSKASNHFRRSWNKWTKTIKAHKFYVGLLATPDAGTGYVTPEAVLNEVLPFVKRSPKYGGVMLWNRESDKTSGFSAKIHDSVNK